The sequence below is a genomic window from Pongo abelii isolate AG06213 chromosome 12, NHGRI_mPonAbe1-v2.0_pri, whole genome shotgun sequence.
ACAAGGGGGAAACGGGTGACATAACTCCTGGTCTCCTCCAAATGCATCTCCTTGCATGGAACCTTCACTCTACGTACGAGTACAGAGCCTTCATCCTATGAGTAAGCTGGGGCAAAAGCAACTGAAGCCCAGTATTCTCAGTCTGATATTCCTGGGTTAGAGTTTCTGTGCTGTAAGTGGGGACTAGGTGGAGGAAGGAGCACCAAACCTCTTGGCTACTCTTGCTTGCAAAACGGTTTCTGCAACACAGAGCTTCAGGGAATGAGGCATGCTAATAATCTACTCTTCCAGAGGAGAAACTGTAGTCCAGGATTGGGAACTGGAGAGAGGGAATGGGGTCATGGCTCCAATGCCACAGACTCCCTATTCTAAGATTAGAAGACTttcttgaaaaaatgtttttgttgggTGTATGCATTTATGACAATTTCCACATAAACTTAAACTTCCAGTTACAGGTGTTTTATTGAGCAGAGACAGTGAAGTTCCTTATGCTGTTATTTCAAAAGTGTTTCCTGGTTTCTTTTTAATCAATGTCTTAAAATACAAGCAATCAGGACCCTTTAAATAAGGCAGTATGTTCACAAATCAAAATAGCTTTCTGCTGGCATCAGTTGATTCAACATCAACATGCAGTGTCCAGAATAAATAAGCAGTTCCTTAAtggttatttaaatatattccagAAGAGTGTTTATAATTCATTTACAAGTGCAGTATTGCACTAGTAAATGTTACTTGACCTCTTGTATAAATAATGCCGATTAAGAATTAGTCCTGGAATAGTTTTTGAATTTCTAACTCTGTAGATCTAAAACACAATTGTAAATGGTATAAAGATGTAAGAATCATATTGTGATAAAGTCAATCtcaaaaatagagaacccagaccCTTCCCAGATAATTTAAGAACTGAGTTTTCCTCAACTTAAACATGATGGCCACACAGAAAGTAGTAAAGACACCTTTCGATGTGATACAACTGTATAAAACTCGAGAATATGAGTATTTAGATGACCAATGTATAGAcattaatagaattttaaaaacacatttaaatctgaagcaggaaaaaaaagacaatttacaaAGAATTATTGAGCTCTAATCATCATCAGAGTCTGAATCATATTTCTTTCCTCGGAtagttttcttttccagcttTGTGAAGTTTGTTCCAAATTTCTTTTGGTTCTGAAATGGTGGCTCCATTAaatttccactaaaaaaaaaaaaccagcattttattctttatgattTAGTACTAGTATACTAAACTGcacaaaaatctatttttgttttcttcctgtaacatagaataaaatttctttaaaatgctgGTGTCAGGGAAGAGGTATAATGCTTATATTGATGGTTAATAGCCTTAAACCTTATTTTATACTACTAAAtgttttaaatcaattttattttcctttctttttgagacagggtctcactctgtggcccaggctgatgtgcagtggtgtgatcacagctcactgcaacctccagttcctgggctcaagcgatcctcccacctcagcctcccgagtggctgggactacaggtatgtgccaccatgctcagttaatttttacattttttgcagTGATGAcatctcactacattgcccaggctggtcttgaactcttaggctcaagcgatcctcctgctttggcatcccaaagtgctgggattataggtatgagccactgtaccagacctattttcctttttatcattAATTATGGATTAACATTTGGTTAACACAGTGCTCGGTTGTCACCGGAAATGAGAGAAACCATCACACACCTCCTGATATGATGCATCACTTCCATAATATGCCTGTCAAAAATCGATAATCTGAATCTAATCTTGAGGAAATATAAGACAAACCCAAACTGGGAGATGTTCTCCAAAATAAACAGTTTGTACTCTTCAAAAACATCAGTCTTAAGAACCAAAGAACAATGGTAACTAAAGACGTAATAACTAAATGTGCTGCATTTTTGGTATGAAGGACAATATTGGGACAATGAGAAAACTTGAAATAAGAACAGTAAATTACACAATAATTCCTGTTTTAGTAATTGTACTGTTGCTACATAAGAAAATGTTCTTGTTCTTAGAAAATACATATGGAAGTCTTTAGGAGTAAAGGGACACTGTATTCACAACTTCCACTCAAATGGTTCCCAAAATACTTCATAGTATCTATAAAGACaatgataaaacaaatataaaatgtttaaaattgggTAATATGGGCAAAGGGTCAATGAGGATTCTTTGTACTAGTTTGCAGGGGGTTGTTTCTactagttttttgtagagacaaggtctcatctcactatgttgcccaaattggtctcaaactcctggcctcaactgattctcccacctcagcctctcaaagtttgTAATCTTCTGAGATTACACAAGTGCCCCACCTGGCTGCAATTTGTTTAAGGcttaaaattacttcaaaatatataactttatttaatacatattaatattttatgttaatattaagaaaatgaaaccaatttcTACAACATAGGAATGATTTCGGCACGTCTAGGACAGTCAGAGAAAAGACGGGAGGGAaatgggggagagagaaaaacGTGAGAGAACCTTCTACTTCCTGAAAGGCAGCATGACTCTGGAATGGTAATTGCACAATTTTACCTGTTACTTTTGCAAatcaagaaaaggcaaaaaagacAAGATGATATGCTCTGATTTGTGGAATTAGATAAATTATTTGTCTGAAGAAGTGGACAAGGAAATGGAAGTTGGATTTTAGATTGTTTTCAAACTAAAACTGTTCTTCATAGCAAGCAATGTAAGCTAGGCATAGAAACCTTTTTGTATTCATCAGCCTCTATaagtaaaacagaaatatctATGTTAAAAatctagtattttaaaatataactttcttTGCAAGagtctgcttttaatttttattttatcaaagagAATCACTTAAGTCAGAATCCATTTGAGTAATCTGGCTTAAATTAGGGAACAGTCAACACTGGATTGCCATTTTAAGTTTCCAGATTAATACAAAATTATTGTCAATAGTATACGTTAAGCTGAAAACTTTTATAGTCAGGAGTACGTTGAGACTCAGTTTTACCTATTAAATCAGTTTTATCTGTAAATCTGATTTTGCTGTAAAATCACGCTAATATTACAAACTTCAAAACACATGCTTTTCCTTTGAGAAACTTTCTACATCTCAGCCGAAATGCcttaatttcataaaataaatgttacaatACAAAAATCTTTTGGAAAAATATCAACTATATACGAATTAAAATCAATCTCTTCTTTTGTTAAAAGTTACCTGTAATTAAGAATGTCAGAAGAACCGAGCCTCCATTCTAAAGTTTCTGTGGTGAAGTCATCTGTATTTCCTAGGTCAGTAAACCCAACAACATAATCTTGTGTTTTCCCATCTTTTAGCAGTGCTAATGTGGGAATGACTTTGATACGCAGTCTCTCACAAAGGAAAGGTGCTTTTTCCACATTCAGCTTCAAAAATTTGGTCTCGAGGTGTTTCTTGGACAATATCGCCAGATGTCTGTCTAGTATTTTACACCTGTAAGTAACCACACATTGAAAATTATAAGCTAAAACCACAGATcgcttttttcaaaataaatatcattaaGGGAAATCTAATTATGTAGTTTTTCTGTTGACTCTCATAACATGGCAGCCAATTTAAACTTGTGTCAGATGACCTCACTTCCAGATCAGAGGTTAGCTGCCTGATTACGAGATGGGAAAACGGCCTATAAGATTCTAGAAAGTCAGATTTGCATTAATgatattctcttttaaaatattaaatatatgcttTAAGTCATAAAGGAAGTTGTCCTATCTCTTACACAGGAAACTTGAAGAGGAACAAACTGAAACTTGACAGAACTCGGAAGAGACTTACAAGAATCAGAAGTGCACACATGGTGCCATATTTGGAAGTCATGAAGAAAAACTGAACATCATTACTGAGGAAAAACTTCTTACTCCTAAATATGCAACACTGTCAGTAAGAAGCACATTAAGGCTAAGGGTtactaataatatttaaataaatgtggcCATTATGCTTCTAGGGAATTAAAAAATACCAGtagtaacttttttattttttatttttttggaggtagagtattgctctgtcacccaggctggagtgcagtggcatgagctcggctcactgcaagctccacctccctggttcatgccattctcctgcctcagcctcccgagtagctgggactacaggcacctgccaccacgcccggctaattttttgtatttttagtagagacggggtttcaccgtgttagccaggatggtcttcatctcctgacttcgtgatccgcctgcctcagcctcccaaagtgctgggattacaggcgtgagccactgcacccagcccaccaGTAGTAACTTTTATTAAGCCATCTTCCAATGAAGATGGAAACAGAAGTGAGattttcttggccaggtgcggtggctcactcctgtaatcttggcactttgggaggctgaggcaggcggatcacttgaagtcagtagtttgagaccagcctagccaacacggtgaaaccctgtctctactaaaaatacaaaaattagctgggtgtggtggtgcatgcctgtaggcccagctacttgggaggctgaggcaggagaatcacttgaacctgggaggtggaggctgcagtgagccgaaattgtgccattgtactccaacctgggcaacatagtgagactccacctcaacaaacaaacaaaaaacaaacaaaaaaagtgacatcttctttacattaaaatttattttctgggcaacacagtgagactccatctcaacaaacaaaaaacaaacaaaaaagtgacatcttctttacattaaaatgtattttctggcctgatgcagtggctcacgcctgtaatcccaacactttgggaggctgaggtgggcagatcacttgaggccaagagttcaagaccagcctggtcaatatggtgaaaccccatctctactaaaaataataaaaattagctgggcgtcatgaTGGGCACCTGAAACcccagctacacagaaggctgaggcacgagaatcacttgaacctgggaggtgggagttacagtgagctaagattataccactgcactccaggctaggcgacagagtgagactctgtctcaaaaaatctgtaaattgacttaaaattttttttaaggtgatggaaatgttataaaattagattgtggtggtAGTTGGACACCTCTGTAAATAGACTAGAATTTATTAAATTGGGCATttaaaatggatgaattttatggCATTAAATTACATTCTAATAAAGCTgtttgaaaacaaagcaaaatactgCTCTACAGGGCAGTGAATTTGCTTCAGGGCATCTATGGACTCTTCAAAAGTatatcataaattttatttttctgggaaagaGAACATAGCTTTTATTAGATTCTCAAAGGGATCTAAGACCCATAAAACTTTTTAAGAACCACTAGATTAAACTGTCAATTTCCTCCTACCACTAAAATTCTATGACTCTAAAATTCTAAagtttatttcttcaaaattaaaatgattaaaaaaaatttcatttccaaaaaaaaaaaaaaaaaaaaaattcattttcgaCTGGCCAATTCACGAGTGTTTCTAAAACAGACTGTTGTAACAATCTTTTAGACCGGTCATTCTTAACCCCAGGTGTTCATTATGATcaacttttacttatttattttgagttggactctcactcttgtcacccaggctggagtgcagtggcgcgatctcagctcactgtaacctctgcctcctgggttcaatcgattctcctgcttcaggctcccaagtagctgggattacaggcacctgccaccatgcccggctaatttttgtatttttagtagtgatggggtttcaccatgttgactaggctggtcttgaattgctgacctcaagcaatccacccgcctcagcctcccaaagtgctgggattagaggtgtgagctaccacacccagcctgccgtcaacttttaaaatatccagATGAATCAAAATTCTCTGGCAGTGGAGTTGGGAAACATACAGCTGTTCTTATGCTCAAATAAAGCTTGAGAACTACCTCTTTAGATGACTAACACACAAAATACTTCATGGTTATTTTTACCAGTAAGCTTTATGTGTATTTGATGTAGTTTTTCCTGAACTAAGTTTGGGTCTAACATAAGTTATGTGTAACCTTGGTGCCTCATCACTTTTTCCCTGGATATATCTTTTCATATGTCACTCATGTAGTTCAGTAACAAGATTTCAGTGAAAAATGGTAAGagagaacaaattaataaatggtttttaaataaaGCTCAAAACAAATGATAAATCAACCTTCATATGAGAAATATGTTCCTGAAAATTTGTAAATAAATCAACTCCATACTTTAACTGCAGTAAGgaacgtatttttttttttttttgagatggagtctcgctctgtcgcccaggctagagtgcagtgacacgacctctgctcactataacctccacctcctgggttcaagcaattctcctgtctcagcctcctgagaagctaggattacaggcacc
It includes:
- the LOC112131933 gene encoding thioredoxin domain-containing protein 9-like encodes the protein MTLLLKLMQGLDAVAYIIDITGLETITASLTAFITPEIQAPVATSREGFSSFQMFCITSEWLSKGHGEYREIPSEREFFQEVKESENVVCHFYRDSTFRCKILDRHLAILSKKHLETKFLKLNVEKAPFLCERLRIKVIPTLALLKDGKTQDYVVGFTDLGNTDDFTTETLEWRLGSSDILNYSGNLMEPPFQNQKKFGTNFTKLEKKTIRGKKYDSDSDDD